A genomic segment from Tuwongella immobilis encodes:
- a CDS encoding DUF1552 domain-containing protein, with the protein MPGFHPIDRRTFLRGSGAALALPFLEAMSSPVQAASPASKTTSGTPPTRMAYLYFPNGAWMPWWTPTKPGKLTELSPSLKPLEKVKDSVLVVSRTTKKHSYIGDGHYAKTANFLTGLPVVKTTGKSISVGGPSVDQLAASKIGHLTPLPSLELGTDPVISGIDSNVGYTRLYGSFISWRTASMPVAREIHPRFVYERLFGPKDAQGNPVAGVKRADDQMLLDLAMDDAKSLRKKLGRDDQFKLDEYLDAVRSVEKRLEFFSKTDPREWKPDVPKDKLVAPAERMPEDFREHIRIMLDMMLLAFWTDTTRIATFMFANDVSGRNFSFVDGVKGGHHDLSHHSNEAAKIDQYARINRWHVQQFAEMLEKMAAIREGNGTLLDHSMILFGSGMSDGNAHDPNNLPIIIGGKGGNRLATGQHIETPQHTPLCNVLLTMLHAAGLNEAKFGDSTGVLANALVAAS; encoded by the coding sequence ATGCCAGGCTTTCATCCGATTGATCGCCGCACGTTTCTGCGAGGCAGTGGCGCTGCTTTGGCGCTGCCGTTCTTGGAAGCGATGAGTTCGCCGGTTCAGGCCGCAAGTCCTGCTAGCAAAACGACTTCGGGAACACCGCCGACCCGCATGGCCTATCTATATTTTCCCAACGGGGCGTGGATGCCGTGGTGGACTCCGACGAAGCCAGGGAAATTGACCGAATTGTCCCCATCGCTCAAGCCGTTGGAAAAGGTCAAAGACTCCGTGTTGGTGGTCAGCCGCACGACCAAGAAACACAGCTACATCGGCGATGGACACTACGCCAAGACCGCCAATTTTCTGACGGGCCTGCCGGTTGTGAAGACAACGGGCAAGTCGATTTCGGTGGGTGGTCCGTCGGTGGATCAACTCGCGGCCAGCAAGATTGGGCATCTCACACCGCTCCCTTCGCTGGAATTGGGGACCGATCCGGTCATTTCCGGCATCGATAGCAACGTGGGGTACACCCGGTTGTACGGATCGTTCATTTCGTGGCGAACCGCCTCGATGCCAGTGGCCCGGGAAATTCACCCGCGATTCGTCTATGAACGGCTGTTCGGGCCGAAGGATGCCCAGGGCAATCCCGTGGCCGGTGTCAAACGTGCAGACGATCAAATGCTGCTCGATCTGGCGATGGATGATGCCAAATCGCTTCGCAAGAAGTTGGGCCGCGACGATCAATTCAAACTCGATGAATATCTGGACGCCGTTCGATCCGTCGAAAAGCGATTGGAATTTTTCTCCAAGACCGATCCCCGCGAATGGAAGCCGGATGTCCCCAAGGACAAACTGGTTGCGCCAGCGGAGCGGATGCCCGAAGATTTTCGGGAGCATATTCGCATCATGCTCGATATGATGCTGCTCGCCTTTTGGACCGACACCACGCGCATCGCGACGTTTATGTTCGCCAATGATGTTTCTGGCCGAAACTTCTCGTTCGTGGACGGCGTCAAGGGCGGGCACCACGATCTGTCGCACCATAGCAACGAAGCTGCGAAAATCGATCAATATGCCCGCATCAATCGCTGGCATGTGCAGCAATTCGCAGAGATGCTCGAGAAAATGGCGGCGATTCGAGAAGGGAATGGTACGCTCCTCGATCATTCGATGATTCTATTTGGTTCTGGGATGTCGGACGGGAACGCCCATGACCCGAACAATCTGCCGATCATCATCGGCGGTAAAGGTGGCAATCGCCTGGCGACGGGACAGCATATCGAGACGCCGCAGCACACGCCGCTGTGCAACGTGCTGCTGACCATGCTGCATGCGGCCGGGTTGAACGAAGCGAAATTCGGCGATAGCACGGGTGTGCTTGCGAATGCGTTGGTGGCGGCCAGCTAA
- a CDS encoding efflux RND transporter permease subunit, with protein sequence MKGLNLSAWAVKHPAVVLFLILVMGAAGTLGYLSMGRAEDPSFTLKVAIVTAIWPGATADEVQRQVADKIEKKLQELPNFDKVETYCRPGMAAIMLQLKDTTPPREVPYAWYLARKKLTDIRHTLPSGVIGPMVDDEYGDVYSAVFAFTGDGFTPAELKRYAEDARQRLLRVADVNKVAMIGDLPEKVFVEFSHRKLSTLGITPQQIFDSLAKQNEVSPAGSFETTSERIFLRVEGAFDTVDRVQQVPIESGGRLLRLGDIAEVKRGYEDPRSFEMRHNGQIAVALGVNMTKGGNVLQLGERLHETIATIRSELPAGIELSEVSFQPTVVEESVSEFVKSFLEALAIVLVVSFLSLGFRTGIVVALSVPLVLAICFVVMHGTGMALDRITLGALIIALGLLVDDAIIAVEMMVVKMEQGYDRITAATFAWTSTAFPMLTGTLVTAVGFLPVGFAASSAGEYAGGIFWVVGLALIASWIVAVIFTPYLGMKLLPEHKKHHADAAHDPYQTRSYQALRSVIRFCAGRPRLIVGMTAALFVTAVIGFGAVEQQFFPQSSRPELLVEIRQPEGASFEATSREAAKLEQLLANDPDIHHFTTYVGAGSPRFYLALNPDLPNPNFAKIVILTNGPEQRERLREKLLQVVADGKTFAGSRIRINRLDFGPPVGFPVQFRVIGPDPMIVRQFADEIRDVVRDNPLTQDTQLNWGEQVKSIRLQLDQDRARALGLSPSEVSQTLQTLLSGVPVSQYREGIELIDVVARAIPEERLKLDALPDMNLLNRFGKAVPLSQVAHVRYEFEEPILWRRNRETTITVRADIVEGVQPPDVTAMIVPTLKAIEDRLPEGYRIEIGGAVEESAKGNASLFAVFPTMLIIMLTLLMFQVQSFKRLILVFMTAPLGLIGVTAALLAFQAPFGFVALLGVIALSGMIMRNTVILVDQIDQDIADGRTPWEAVIEATVRRSRPVVLTAMASILAMIPLSRSVFWGPMAIAIMGGLTIATILTLLVVPAMVALAFGIRRPAKQPKSLPSPQNGTAPTTGADPGNATHRRSQENHDDDSDVVLNSGRAALSQPAASGI encoded by the coding sequence ATGAAAGGCTTGAATCTCTCGGCCTGGGCGGTGAAACATCCGGCGGTCGTGCTGTTTTTGATTCTCGTGATGGGGGCGGCGGGCACTCTTGGCTATCTCTCCATGGGCCGCGCCGAAGATCCCAGTTTCACCCTGAAAGTGGCGATTGTCACCGCCATTTGGCCGGGCGCAACTGCCGACGAAGTCCAGCGACAAGTCGCGGACAAAATCGAGAAAAAACTCCAAGAGTTGCCGAATTTCGACAAGGTCGAAACCTATTGCCGCCCAGGAATGGCCGCAATCATGCTGCAACTCAAGGATACCACCCCGCCCCGCGAAGTCCCGTATGCGTGGTATCTGGCTCGCAAAAAACTGACCGATATCCGCCACACGTTGCCCAGTGGCGTCATCGGGCCGATGGTCGATGATGAGTATGGCGATGTCTATTCGGCGGTGTTCGCCTTCACCGGCGATGGATTCACCCCCGCCGAACTGAAACGCTATGCCGAAGATGCGCGGCAACGGCTGCTCCGGGTTGCCGATGTCAACAAGGTCGCGATGATTGGCGATCTGCCCGAGAAAGTCTTTGTCGAATTCTCGCATCGCAAATTGTCGACACTCGGCATCACGCCGCAGCAAATTTTCGACAGCCTCGCCAAGCAAAACGAAGTCAGCCCCGCCGGCAGCTTCGAGACCACCAGCGAACGCATTTTCCTCCGCGTGGAAGGAGCGTTCGACACCGTCGATCGCGTGCAGCAAGTCCCCATCGAATCGGGTGGGCGACTCCTGCGACTCGGCGACATTGCCGAAGTCAAACGCGGTTACGAAGATCCGCGATCGTTCGAGATGCGGCACAACGGCCAAATTGCCGTCGCGTTGGGCGTCAACATGACCAAAGGCGGGAACGTATTGCAATTGGGCGAACGCCTGCATGAGACGATCGCTACCATTCGCAGCGAACTTCCCGCCGGGATCGAATTGTCGGAAGTCTCGTTCCAGCCGACGGTTGTGGAAGAATCGGTGAGCGAATTCGTCAAGTCGTTTCTGGAAGCCTTGGCCATCGTGCTGGTGGTGAGCTTCCTGAGTTTGGGCTTCCGCACGGGGATTGTGGTCGCGCTGTCCGTGCCGTTGGTGCTGGCAATTTGTTTCGTGGTGATGCACGGCACTGGAATGGCGTTGGACCGCATCACCTTGGGGGCGTTGATTATCGCACTGGGATTGCTCGTCGATGATGCGATCATCGCAGTCGAAATGATGGTCGTCAAAATGGAACAAGGCTACGACCGCATCACCGCTGCGACATTCGCGTGGACATCCACGGCATTCCCGATGCTCACCGGCACCCTCGTGACCGCGGTCGGCTTCCTGCCCGTCGGCTTCGCCGCGTCCTCCGCTGGGGAATACGCCGGTGGCATCTTCTGGGTGGTGGGCCTGGCGTTGATTGCATCGTGGATCGTCGCGGTGATTTTCACCCCATATTTGGGCATGAAACTGCTGCCAGAACACAAGAAACACCATGCCGATGCAGCGCATGATCCCTACCAAACGCGAAGTTATCAGGCACTGCGATCGGTGATTCGATTCTGTGCCGGTCGCCCGCGATTGATCGTCGGCATGACTGCGGCATTGTTCGTGACCGCCGTGATTGGCTTTGGCGCAGTCGAACAGCAATTTTTCCCGCAATCGTCGCGTCCGGAGTTACTCGTCGAGATCCGCCAACCAGAAGGCGCATCCTTCGAGGCGACCTCCCGCGAGGCGGCGAAATTGGAACAACTGCTCGCCAATGATCCGGATATCCACCATTTCACCACCTATGTGGGGGCCGGTTCCCCACGTTTCTACCTAGCGTTAAACCCCGACTTGCCCAATCCGAACTTTGCGAAGATCGTGATTCTCACGAATGGTCCCGAACAACGGGAACGACTCCGCGAGAAGCTGCTGCAAGTGGTCGCCGATGGCAAGACCTTCGCCGGTTCACGCATCCGCATCAATCGCTTGGACTTCGGGCCGCCGGTCGGCTTCCCCGTGCAGTTTCGCGTCATCGGCCCCGATCCGATGATCGTTCGGCAATTTGCCGATGAAATCCGCGATGTCGTCCGCGACAATCCGCTCACGCAAGATACGCAATTGAATTGGGGCGAGCAGGTAAAATCGATTCGCCTGCAATTGGATCAAGACCGCGCCCGTGCGTTGGGCCTGTCGCCATCGGAAGTGTCGCAGACGCTGCAAACGCTGCTCAGCGGGGTGCCCGTGTCCCAATATCGCGAGGGCATCGAGCTGATTGACGTGGTGGCGCGGGCGATTCCCGAAGAACGGCTCAAACTCGATGCCTTACCGGATATGAACTTGCTCAACCGATTCGGCAAAGCCGTCCCGTTGAGCCAGGTCGCGCATGTTCGCTACGAATTTGAGGAGCCGATTCTCTGGCGTCGCAACCGCGAGACGACCATCACTGTGCGGGCGGACATTGTCGAAGGGGTGCAGCCGCCAGATGTCACCGCGATGATTGTGCCCACACTCAAAGCGATTGAAGATCGACTTCCCGAAGGCTATCGCATCGAAATCGGCGGTGCGGTGGAAGAGAGCGCAAAGGGCAATGCCTCGCTGTTCGCAGTCTTCCCCACCATGTTGATCATCATGCTTACATTGCTGATGTTCCAGGTGCAGAGTTTCAAGCGGCTGATTCTGGTGTTCATGACCGCGCCGCTGGGGTTGATCGGTGTGACCGCAGCGCTGCTCGCCTTCCAAGCCCCCTTCGGCTTCGTCGCGCTGTTGGGCGTGATTGCCCTGTCGGGGATGATTATGCGAAATACGGTGATTCTGGTCGATCAAATCGATCAGGACATTGCCGATGGGCGGACTCCGTGGGAGGCGGTGATCGAAGCCACGGTTCGGCGCTCGCGGCCGGTGGTGCTGACCGCGATGGCGTCGATTCTGGCGATGATTCCATTGTCGCGGAGCGTCTTTTGGGGCCCCATGGCCATCGCCATCATGGGTGGCCTGACGATTGCCACGATTCTGACGCTGCTGGTGGTGCCGGCGATGGTGGCGCTCGCGTTCGGCATTCGTCGTCCCGCGAAGCAGCCGAAGTCGTTGCCCAGTCCGCAGAATGGAACGGCTCCCACGACCGGAGCGGATCCTGGCAACGCAACGCATCGCCGATCGCAAGAAAATCATGATGATGATTCGGATGTGGTTTTGAATTCGGGACGGGCCGCGCTCAGTCAGCCCGCCGCTTCGGGGATCTGA
- a CDS encoding efflux RND transporter periplasmic adaptor subunit produces the protein MGVRATVLPLMTGIALLTVGCKPKPTQAESVQPVVVTQAERQPLTAPQSYTGVIRARYETDLGFRVGGKVTSRRVEIGQLVAPGQILATLDPEDYELAVRVAEADVAAAEAEAKVAAQEEARAKSLLQSKAISSSEYDSRLSLSEATRERREKAKRSLQLAKNRLEYCTLTADSAGVVCSLMLEAGQVVAEGQSLIRIARLEEKEAIVSIPEHRMNELPDQRAEISLWSGKGQRIPAKLRELSPTADPTTRTYQARFTLLESVPGIELGMTATVHLSSRIEETAVVVPATAILSRGTQPIVWQVDATQGKITPISVVVREYRQDRVVLAEGLRGGETIVRAGVQKLDAAQTVRIVEDRR, from the coding sequence ATGGGTGTCCGCGCTACCGTCTTGCCTTTGATGACCGGCATTGCTCTGCTGACCGTCGGTTGTAAGCCCAAACCGACCCAAGCCGAATCCGTCCAGCCGGTGGTAGTGACTCAAGCCGAACGACAACCGCTTACGGCACCACAAAGCTATACCGGTGTCATTCGAGCGCGATATGAAACCGATTTAGGTTTCCGAGTGGGTGGCAAAGTCACTTCCCGGCGAGTGGAAATCGGGCAATTAGTCGCGCCAGGTCAGATTTTGGCGACATTGGACCCGGAAGACTACGAACTTGCCGTGCGGGTGGCCGAAGCCGATGTTGCCGCCGCGGAAGCCGAAGCGAAAGTCGCCGCCCAGGAAGAAGCGCGGGCCAAATCACTCTTGCAATCCAAAGCCATCAGCTCCTCGGAATACGATTCCCGATTGTCACTGAGCGAAGCCACCCGCGAACGTCGGGAGAAGGCCAAGCGATCGCTGCAACTGGCGAAAAATCGCCTGGAATACTGCACGCTCACCGCCGATTCCGCAGGCGTGGTCTGCTCGCTGATGCTGGAAGCGGGCCAAGTCGTGGCAGAGGGCCAATCGTTGATTCGCATTGCACGATTGGAAGAGAAGGAAGCGATTGTCAGCATTCCTGAACATCGCATGAACGAACTCCCCGACCAGCGAGCCGAAATTTCGCTCTGGTCCGGCAAAGGCCAGCGCATTCCGGCGAAACTCCGCGAACTGTCACCCACTGCCGATCCCACGACCCGCACCTATCAGGCCCGCTTTACGCTGTTAGAATCGGTGCCCGGTATCGAACTTGGCATGACCGCAACCGTTCACCTCTCCAGCCGAATCGAAGAGACCGCGGTAGTGGTTCCGGCGACGGCGATTCTCTCTCGTGGAACGCAACCGATTGTCTGGCAAGTGGATGCGACGCAAGGCAAGATCACTCCCATCTCCGTGGTTGTGCGGGAATATCGCCAGGATCGCGTCGTCTTGGCCGAAGGATTGCGTGGCGGTGAAACGATCGTCCGAGCTGGTGTGCAAAAGTTGGACGCTGCCCAAACGGTTCGCATTGTGGAGGATCGCCGATGA
- a CDS encoding TetR/AcrR family transcriptional regulator translates to MTTTRREQVRNEVREKILTAAREILVAEGIDGLSMRKLASRIGYTATAIYFHFADKNAVIQALMDEDCLALVQSFSEATKVEDPVERLRLIGMCYVRFAIGNPNHYWVLAMIPYREFVIDANDPRRSDPSQDSYAFLRQSIEIAIQQGCFRPEYSDVEEIAQMLWATVHGIVSLHLTRGADPWFAWRDLETTANHLVTTVLRGMTTRD, encoded by the coding sequence ATGACCACGACGCGCCGTGAGCAAGTCCGCAACGAAGTTCGGGAAAAGATTCTGACGGCTGCCCGAGAGATTCTCGTGGCCGAAGGAATCGATGGCCTCTCCATGCGAAAGTTAGCCAGTCGAATTGGCTACACCGCGACTGCCATTTATTTCCACTTCGCGGACAAAAACGCGGTGATTCAAGCCTTGATGGATGAAGACTGCCTCGCGTTGGTGCAGTCGTTTTCCGAGGCGACGAAGGTCGAAGATCCTGTGGAGCGTCTCCGGCTGATCGGCATGTGTTATGTCCGATTTGCCATCGGGAACCCGAATCATTACTGGGTTCTCGCGATGATCCCGTATCGGGAATTCGTGATCGATGCCAACGATCCGCGCCGCAGTGATCCCTCGCAAGACTCGTATGCGTTCCTTCGGCAGTCGATCGAGATCGCCATTCAACAGGGTTGCTTCCGTCCGGAATATTCGGATGTGGAAGAAATCGCGCAAATGCTGTGGGCCACGGTGCATGGGATTGTTTCCCTGCATTTGACCCGAGGTGCCGATCCCTGGTTTGCCTGGCGTGACCTCGAAACGACCGCCAACCACCTGGTCACCACGGTCCTGCGTGGCATGACCACTCGGGACTAA
- a CDS encoding DUF1592 domain-containing protein, with protein MLAILAVGWLTTTASAQPAANPTLSLSYARDIRPIVQRHCFACHKADKQRGGIDFEQFDTDAKANAAIQLWQSALERVAANEMPPEGNPPVSPADREKITQWLKSIEPKKPDCNQIATDDTRNFYRGFVMSRRLTKTEYRNTVRDLFGIDLKAGESIPADGAGGVGFDTNGSSLFTSTIQLEKYLESADQVLNVLLPTANGESPKLPQGTTPEHVTAARNRLLIATPTAGKPPREAAIAILRPFLRRAFRRAIEPSEIERHLQPFDRAIARGDSFEAALKLTLKGVLISPHFLFLAEPEPEKAGVYRLGGFPLASRMSYFLWASMPDDELLALAESGKLLDEGVLRQQIRRMRHHPNAIGFAESFAVQWLGLASLGGSVRPDAKLFPEFDAKLAESMRQETILFVDAIFREDRSLTDLIDGNFTFVNERLAKLYGIPNITGEAMQRVTLTDRRRGGVLGQASVLTVTSFPIRTSPVLRGRWVLEELLGSHVPPPPPNVPELKPNEGGMTAKSLRERLELHRKQADCASCHNRMDPIGFGFENFDPIGRWREQDANVAIDSSGKLPSGESFRGPAELKRILLERRRGEFTRNLVRKCYGYAMGRELDPFDDCVINACIEAMEKGQHKPSQLIEMIILSYPFQHRFSKR; from the coding sequence ATGCTCGCCATCCTTGCCGTCGGTTGGCTCACCACCACGGCTTCGGCCCAGCCCGCAGCGAATCCTACCTTATCGCTGAGCTACGCGCGAGACATTCGACCGATCGTTCAACGCCATTGTTTCGCCTGTCACAAGGCCGATAAACAACGCGGCGGCATTGATTTCGAGCAATTCGATACCGATGCCAAAGCCAATGCTGCCATCCAGTTATGGCAAAGCGCCTTGGAACGGGTCGCCGCCAATGAAATGCCCCCCGAAGGCAACCCGCCGGTTTCCCCCGCCGATCGAGAAAAGATCACCCAATGGCTCAAATCGATCGAGCCAAAGAAGCCCGATTGCAACCAAATCGCGACCGATGACACGCGCAACTTCTATCGCGGCTTCGTGATGAGTCGCCGATTGACCAAGACCGAATATCGCAATACCGTCCGAGATTTATTCGGAATCGATCTGAAAGCCGGCGAGTCGATTCCGGCGGATGGCGCAGGTGGGGTGGGATTCGACACCAATGGTTCATCCCTGTTTACATCGACCATCCAGTTGGAAAAATATCTCGAAAGTGCCGACCAAGTTTTGAATGTCTTGCTTCCCACTGCCAATGGTGAATCACCAAAATTGCCCCAAGGAACGACTCCAGAACACGTTACGGCGGCTCGCAATCGGCTGCTGATCGCCACCCCCACCGCCGGGAAACCGCCCCGAGAGGCAGCGATTGCGATTCTGCGACCATTCCTTCGACGGGCCTTCCGACGGGCCATTGAACCTTCGGAAATCGAGCGACATTTACAGCCATTCGATCGCGCCATCGCTCGCGGCGATTCCTTCGAGGCCGCCCTCAAACTCACTCTCAAGGGCGTGCTGATTTCACCGCATTTTCTGTTTCTGGCCGAGCCGGAACCGGAAAAGGCGGGCGTTTATCGTTTGGGTGGATTCCCACTCGCATCGCGGATGTCGTACTTCCTCTGGGCATCGATGCCGGACGATGAGTTGCTCGCGCTCGCCGAATCCGGAAAGCTGCTGGACGAAGGCGTGTTGCGGCAGCAAATTCGCCGCATGCGTCACCATCCCAACGCAATCGGATTTGCCGAAAGCTTTGCGGTGCAATGGCTTGGGTTGGCCAGCCTCGGCGGCAGTGTCCGACCCGATGCGAAATTGTTTCCGGAATTCGATGCCAAACTCGCCGAATCGATGCGGCAAGAAACGATTCTGTTTGTCGATGCGATTTTCCGCGAAGATCGCAGTCTGACCGACTTGATTGACGGCAATTTCACCTTCGTCAACGAACGATTGGCCAAACTATACGGGATTCCGAATATCACCGGCGAGGCGATGCAGCGGGTCACGCTGACCGATCGTCGGCGCGGCGGGGTACTGGGCCAAGCCAGCGTGCTGACTGTGACCTCGTTCCCGATTCGTACCAGCCCGGTGCTTCGCGGTCGCTGGGTGCTGGAAGAGTTGCTGGGCAGTCATGTGCCGCCGCCACCGCCGAACGTGCCGGAATTGAAGCCGAACGAAGGCGGGATGACCGCCAAAAGTCTGCGGGAACGACTCGAGTTGCACCGCAAACAGGCCGATTGTGCGAGTTGCCATAACCGCATGGATCCCATCGGCTTCGGCTTCGAGAACTTCGATCCGATCGGTCGATGGCGGGAACAGGATGCCAATGTCGCCATCGACAGCAGCGGCAAACTCCCCAGTGGGGAATCGTTCCGCGGTCCGGCCGAACTCAAACGCATTCTGTTGGAACGCCGACGCGGAGAATTCACCCGCAATCTCGTTCGCAAGTGCTATGGTTACGCCATGGGTCGCGAACTCGACCCGTTCGACGATTGCGTCATCAACGCCTGCATCGAAGCGATGGAAAAGGGCCAGCACAAACCATCGCAGTTGATTGAAATGATCATCCTGAGTTACCCGTTCCAACACCGATTCAGCAAGCGATAA
- a CDS encoding DUF4129 domain-containing protein produces MAVRVPPGIADYLVVLLSPVLIISMIVSLVFFLIDVLYVGQYAGRLLWTMFFFIGAAVLIARIAIEIDATRARLYGLILAVIVLIALNRFIEFAPGGPFAKFSWLINLGLMALVWWSANQLTWDCTHIDEKREASDQGLVAAAGFESGSSGKELRRQARGDSDAPVEAEVDDDRPNETGPTSWIRRYQRHRARQAKKPHTPGVWVIYFSLAAFPLFGLGQSLIPASSPERRSWAFQLMTVYLASGLGLLLTTSFLGLRHYLRKRNLEMPTAMTGMWIGVGASIVAVCLLVSAFLPRPQSETPLVQLSYLSSKDREASQNAMMSGDTGKGEGKVGKQQMDPSAKNSVQGKKGPAEYEGKSDQQSNDSKSDQQSDSSKGSKQPQSSKSEKSNGAKGKATADQSKNRKGDQSKEQSESKSGGNPSDSDDQENAESNQSGQSGSTTPPSSPLSNILANMSSWLKWILYALIVLAVIGFFLFRGLGWLSQFIPGLRRLYERILAWWASLFGRGGEVVGESMDDAPQRIAVEVPFRSFVNPFATGAADSESIGRLLAYSFQALEAWGRESGCPRNPSETAGEYLQRLIAFGEAADFSESFRQACSRFATVYQRQAYASRVVARKSALDILRQFWDALDEHPPVQAVTVVNS; encoded by the coding sequence ATGGCCGTCCGCGTTCCTCCGGGCATCGCCGATTATCTGGTGGTGCTGCTCAGCCCTGTGCTGATTATCTCCATGATCGTCAGTCTGGTATTCTTTTTGATTGACGTGCTTTACGTTGGGCAATACGCGGGCCGACTGCTTTGGACGATGTTTTTCTTCATCGGCGCGGCGGTGCTGATTGCGCGAATCGCCATCGAAATCGACGCCACCCGAGCCCGACTCTACGGCCTCATCCTCGCCGTGATTGTCTTGATCGCGTTGAACCGATTCATCGAATTTGCACCCGGCGGACCGTTCGCCAAATTCTCATGGCTGATTAATCTTGGATTGATGGCATTGGTCTGGTGGTCGGCCAATCAATTGACCTGGGATTGCACGCATATCGACGAAAAGCGTGAAGCCTCTGACCAGGGATTGGTCGCCGCCGCCGGATTCGAATCGGGCAGTAGCGGTAAGGAGTTACGACGCCAGGCACGCGGGGATTCGGATGCCCCGGTCGAGGCGGAAGTGGACGATGATCGTCCGAATGAGACAGGGCCAACGTCGTGGATTCGACGCTATCAACGCCACCGCGCCCGCCAAGCGAAGAAGCCCCACACTCCCGGCGTTTGGGTGATTTACTTTTCGCTCGCTGCGTTTCCGCTGTTCGGTCTTGGTCAATCGCTCATTCCTGCATCCAGCCCAGAACGGCGCTCCTGGGCATTCCAGTTGATGACGGTCTACCTGGCAAGCGGATTGGGGCTGTTGCTCACCACCAGCTTCCTGGGGCTGCGGCACTATCTGCGAAAGCGCAATCTCGAGATGCCCACGGCGATGACCGGCATGTGGATCGGCGTCGGGGCGAGCATTGTTGCGGTCTGCCTGCTCGTGTCGGCATTTCTGCCACGCCCACAATCCGAGACACCGCTGGTCCAATTGTCGTATCTGTCGTCCAAAGATCGAGAAGCGTCGCAAAATGCGATGATGTCGGGAGATACGGGCAAAGGTGAGGGGAAGGTCGGCAAGCAGCAGATGGATCCCAGCGCGAAAAATTCCGTGCAGGGGAAAAAGGGGCCAGCCGAGTACGAGGGAAAGTCCGATCAGCAATCGAATGATTCGAAGTCCGATCAGCAATCCGATTCCTCGAAAGGTTCGAAGCAGCCGCAAAGTTCGAAGTCCGAAAAATCGAATGGGGCGAAGGGAAAAGCGACTGCGGATCAATCGAAGAATCGGAAAGGGGATCAATCCAAGGAGCAATCGGAGAGCAAGTCGGGCGGCAATCCCAGCGATTCGGACGATCAGGAGAACGCGGAATCGAATCAGTCCGGCCAATCGGGAAGCACCACGCCGCCGAGTTCGCCACTGAGTAATATCCTGGCGAATATGAGTTCCTGGCTGAAGTGGATTCTCTACGCCTTGATTGTTCTTGCGGTGATTGGATTTTTCTTGTTTCGAGGATTGGGCTGGCTATCGCAATTTATTCCGGGGTTGCGACGATTGTACGAGCGCATTCTGGCATGGTGGGCGTCGCTGTTCGGACGCGGGGGCGAAGTCGTCGGCGAATCGATGGACGATGCCCCCCAGCGGATCGCGGTGGAAGTGCCATTCCGGTCGTTCGTCAATCCCTTTGCAACCGGAGCGGCCGATTCAGAGAGCATCGGGCGATTGTTGGCGTATTCATTCCAAGCCTTGGAAGCGTGGGGCCGCGAGAGTGGCTGTCCCCGGAATCCCTCCGAGACAGCCGGCGAGTATCTGCAACGGCTGATCGCCTTTGGAGAAGCGGCGGATTTCTCCGAATCGTTCCGACAGGCATGCTCCCGATTCGCAACCGTTTATCAGCGACAGGCTTACGCTTCGCGGGTGGTGGCGCGGAAATCGGCACTGGACATTTTACGGCAATTCTGGGACGCGCTCGACGAGCATCCCCCGGTTCAGGCGGTCACGGTGGTGAATTCGTAA